The sequence CCACGCGAATGGGCCAAGCTGGCCAAGGCAGCTGGCATGCGCTATGCAGTGCTGACCGCCAAGCATCACGATGGCTTTTGCCTTTTCGATAGTCAACTAACCGACTATAAATCGACAAATACCCCAGCTCAGCGCGATTTGGTGCGCGAATATGTTGAGGCATTTCGCGCTGAGGGTTTGCAGGTTGGCTTATATTATTCGCTGCTCGATTGGCATCACCCCGATTATCCCGCCTTCGACGATGAATATCATCCGATGCGTGGCAACGAGGCCTATCGCGATCAGCCACGTGATTTTCAGCGCTACCTCGACTACATGCATGGCCAAATCGCCGAATTGCTGACCAACTATGGCAAAATTGATATTATGTGGTTTGATTTTTCGTATGGTGATCTGCATGGTGAGGCTTGGCGAGCCAGCGAGTTGATCAACAAAGCCCGTTCGTTACAACCAGATTTAATTATTGATAATCGTTTGGCGGCTAGTGGCGAAGGCAACAATAGTTTTGGCACACCAAATCCTGAAATCTATGCTGGTGATTTTGCCTGTCCTGAACAGTTGATTCCGCCAGCTGGTTTGGTCGATCAGCTTGGGCGTTCGGTGCCTTGGGAAGCCTGTATCACGCTCAATCAGCATTGGGGCTATTCGGCCAGCGACCGCGATTTCAAATCGTCGCGCCAAGTCGTGCATGGATTGATTGAGTGCGTGAGCAAAAATGGTAATTTGCTGCTGAATGTTGGGCCAGATGCCAAGGGCCGTATTCCGGCTGAGTGCCAGCAGATTTTACAAGAAGTTGGATTGTGGATGGCCGAGCATAGCGAAAGTATTTATGGTTGTGGTCGGAGCCAACTGGAAAAGCCGGAGTGGGGGCGCTATACCCAACGTGGCTCCACCATTTATGCCCATATTTACGAGCGGGGTATTGGCCCAATTAATTTTCGCGGCTTGAATGGCAAGGTCAAACGTGCTCGACTAATCGCCGATAACTCCGAGGTTAAACTCGAATTGCCGTGGATTGCCAAAGATTATGCCGACGATGTATTTTTGAACTGGCCCTCGGCTCAATTGCCCAACCAAACCGCGACCGTCGTGGCGTTGGAGTTAGACGAGGGATCAGGGATTAAGGGCTAGGGGTTAGGGACCAAGCATTTAACGCAGAGGGTGTGAGGGATCAGGATTCAGGGGCTAGGGGTCAGCGAATTGAAACACGCTGCATGAACCAGATCCCTGACCGCTGATCCCTTGTCCCTCGTCCTTCGTGCATCAAACATAAGCTTCGCGCTCTTCGTGGTTTCGCCCCTATGCTCTATGTTCTATGTTCTATGTTCTCACGCACCCTCAACGCCGCGCAATAACACATCGAAAGCCACGAACATGATATATATCACCAAAGGGATGAGATCGAACTCGATTCAAACCTAAAGCGGTTCTACTATTGTCATTGTATGAAATACCCCTTAGCACCATTTCTCTTAGGCTATCGTTCAGTATTTGTTGGATACACTCGAAATTCTTACTGTAAGGCGTTGTCAACCATTCCCACAAATCACTAGTACTATCAGCAACTCCACAGGCGGATTGCCCTATCAGCCCTAAATCAACAGATAGTGGTCGATTGGTATCGCTCTGGTTATTAACTGCATACTCAGGGGTTGCTGATTGATTGCCCCATGGGTAAGTTTGGCGATTGGCTTGATCATTGTAAAATACAGCAACATCCCATTCAGCTTCACTGGCCAAGCAAACTTGATAGAACTGTGGCAGACAAGGCTTAAGTTGTTGATTAAGCCAACTGCAATAGGCCACTGACTCATACCAACTCACCCCATAGACTGGTTGATTCAGATATTTGTTTTGGATTTGGCGATCCCAAGCCCATGGCTTTATCTGCTGATTTCTATGATTCCATTCGCAACCATGCTTCGACCACCAATCATCGTTTTGATACCCACCAGCTTGTATAAAGGCTTGATATTGCTCGACTGTAACCATAAAGCGCCCAACCCAGTAGGGTTCAAGCCCAACAGTTGTGTAAGTTTCCTGTTCATCCCAGCCGCCGACTTTATAACTGCCTGCAGGCACATAGCGCCAGTAGTGATTGCCTTCACGGCCAAATTGCTGTGATAGCTGATGGGTCTCCTGTTGCCATTGCTCCAAGCTCACGGGGTAGCGTGGGTCGCCCAAGCCAGCTAAGAGTTCGGCGGCGTTCTGGCGTTCTCTAACCAACAATGGTGATGGTTCAATTGGCGTGCCTTGGTAATAATCGAGTGCTGCTTGGCCATGTTCACGGTCATTTAGCAATTGAGCTAGCCCCTCGCGTAGGATGCGCTTAATCCGCCGAACATCAATCCCTGCACCACTCAACAAACCCCAATCGCGGTCGGCTCCCAACTCAGCAGCAAGCACCAAATCACGATACCACGCATATAGATGTTTACGATGATCGCTATGGTATTCATACTGATCGATCAAGGCCGTCAATAATTCGCTGATTTTACTTGCACCCAAACTTTCGCTGGTCAGGCAACCAACGCCCAAAAAAATCGGCTCACGCCAACGGTCATCACGCCGTAAGGCCAAAATCTGCCTGATCGATTCATGAAAGAGCAAATGGCGGCCCGCGCTATGTTCTTGCAAGGTCAAGTGGGCAAAGGCATAGACATTGCCTGTATCTTCAGGCTGTAACAAGCCACTGCGCTGATCGATATAAGCAATACAGCGCTCGGCAGCGCGATAAGGATCAGCAACTTTTACTAAATCGAAATATTCCATCAATTCAAGTTTTAGCTCCCGACTCGGAATCCGCCCACGACCATCTTCAGAGGTGGCTTGCAAATGGGCTTGATAACAAATATGATCGAGTACCCGATTGCGTAGTTCTTGGCTGGTAATTCGTTCGTCGCCAATGGCTTGGCCTAAATTCTGACCCTCACGTTTAGCATCCCATTGGCCCAGCAATTGGCCCAACATTTGTTCGTAGAGGCTATGACGGTCGCGGGGCAATACGCCATTTTCAGCCAACACAAAAATCATCATGCTTAACAACAAGGGATTTTCGGCCATCTGGCGTAGTTTTTGGCGCTTGGGGTCGTGTAAAGCCTGCAATAATTCTTTGCTATAACGTTGGGCATCATCGCTGCCAATTACCCCATTGGCAACTAATTGAGGAAACCAATAGTTGATAAAGTGGGTAATCTGGCCGCCTGTAAAAGGAGCTAAATCAACCATCGGCCATTGAGTGATATTACTAAACTCTTGTGTCCAAGCCCGTGAGCGACAGGTAATCAGCATCCGCGCATTGGGTTTCCAATCGGCAAAAATTCGTAGCAATGTCAGCAAAGAAGCTCGATCAAGGCTACGCTCATTAGCTTCTAGTGGAACTTCATCCAAGCCATCAAACAAAAATAGCACTTTGGCTGATTGAGCCAAGCCAGCAGCTAAAAGTTGACGCGGCTCATCTAAGCCATATTGGTTATGCAGATAGTGCTCAATTGCATCGAGTAGCAAGCCAATTTTTGGCTCGGCGTTCAAGCCCAAATCTTTACCAGCCAAGGCTCCCGTCAATCGGCGTAACGGGATAAAGATCGGCAATAAACACAGGTTATCAGCCCAGCCAAGCAAGCTGGTTTGCTGATTAATCTGATCAAGACCACGCTGGGCTAAGGCCCAAACCAAATGTTTGGCAAAGGTTGATTTGCCACTACCAGGCACACCACACAAAACTAAGTGTTGATGCTGGGCGACCGTTTCGGTAGCTAATTCAGCGCGAAACAATGCTACTTCACCCGATCGATTGTTGTTGACCGTAACAATTGCCTGATCTGGCAAACAGCGATCTGCACCCAATTCTTCAGGGATTTTAAACGTGCCTTGTTGCTGTCGGGCTAATTCATCAATCGTTAACTCGCGAACGACTCGATAGTGCCCCTGCATAGCCAGCATAACATACACCGAAGCAAGCTCAATCCCTGATTCGAGGCGTGAGGCACTCAGGCCAACTACCCGCATTTTACGATGGCTATTGGCAAGTTGCTCCAAGTAGCGCACCAAACGCTGACGTTCCAACTCCTCAGGTTGGCGACCATAGATAATCGTGCCTAAATTGACCCCGACGACTGGGCCATGAAACTCTGAACCATCAGCATTGACTGAACCAGTGGTGTGATCAGACATAGACAAAACCTTCTTTCAAGCGTGGGGCAGCCTTTGTTTGATTGTAGATGAAGGATGTAGCTATGTAAAGGATGAAGGATGAAGGATGAGGGATTAGCAATCTGGCATTTAGCGCAGAGGGGGTGAGGGATCAGGATTCAGGGGCTAGGGGTCAGCGAATTGAAACACGCTGCATGAACCAGATCCCTGAACGCTCATCCCTCACCCCTCGTCCTTCGTGGATCAAAAACAAACTTCGTGTAACTTCGTGTCCTTCGTGGATCAAAACTTAGCCCCTGATCCCTAACCTCTAATCCCTGCTATAATCCCACGGTGATTTTTTATGTCCTGTGAGGAGCCTTAACCGATGCGACGAACAACCACGATTGCGCTGTTGGCGCTAGTATTAACCGCTTGTGGTTCAGCTGAATCAACCACAATTCCAACGATCGAAACGCGCCCAACCACCGCCCCAACTGCTGAAGTAGCCCCAACCGAGGCGAGCACTGGCCGCCCAACCACCGCTCCCAGCGATGGTAGCAACACCAGCAGCCCTGGCATGCCGAAGCAATATGCCAGCGAACCAGCCATGACGATTGATGTTAACAAGCAATATATCGCGACCCTCAAAACTCAAAAAGGCGATATTGTGATTGAACTCAACGCCAAAAATGCTCCACGCACGGTCAATAACTTTGTGTTCTTGGCTCGCGATGGTTTCTACGATAATGTGACCTTCCACCGCGTGATTCCAGGCTTTATGGCTCAAGGTGGCGATCCGACTGGCACTGGGATGGGTGGCCCAGGCTATCAGTTTGTCAACGAATATGAAGATACCACCAGCAATTTGCTTTTCGATAAGGCTGGGGTTTTGGCGATGGCCAACGCTGGCCCTAATACCAATGGCTCACAATTCTTCATCACCTTGGCTCCAGCTTTGCACTTGACCCCTGATGCTTATACCATCTTCGGCCAAGTAACTGCTGGTCAAGATGTCGTTGATCAAATCACGCCTCGCGATCCAAATATGGGTGGCGCACCTGGCGATGCGATCTTGACGGTTACGATTGAAGAAAAATAGTGCTTAATCAAGTGGCGTAGTCAATAATTCGACTGCGCCACTCACCAAACTATAATATGCCCCTACAATCCTCAACAGGCCCGCTTGCTCACGCTGAGCCAACAATGGTATCTGCTGCAACTCAGCCACAGTATGCACCACATTCGCCCGAACTGCTGCATCCAAGCGGTCGGGAGCATGAATATCAATTTCAGCAACCGCTGGACGCAGATGATCAACTAAAACAGCAATGCGATCGGGCGCAGTTTGATGCTGATCAAGCATGTTAATCGTCGCTTTGACAGCGCCGCAATGCTCATGACCAAGCACCACTAGCAACGGAATTTCGAGCACATCAGCGCCAAATTCGATGCTGCCAACGGTTACTTCATCGATCGCATGGCCTGCCGTGCGAATCACTAACAAATCGCCAAAACCACAATCAAACAATAATTCGGGAATCACCCGTGAATCGACGCAGCCGAGGATCATGGCAAATGGGTGTTGGCCTTGGGTTAGTTGTTGGCGGTATAAACTATCGTGGTGAGGCTCGAGTGGGAGGTTGGCGACGAAACGAGCATTCCCGGCCAGTAAATAAGCCAGCGCCGCCGCCGCATCAACGGTCAATGTTTGCAGATCTGGCAAAACAACAGGTGGAGCCATCGGAAAACCTTTCCTTGTATGCAAAGCATCATTGCTACCAGCATATCAAGCCTTGGCTCCAACACTGTTATGGTTCCGCTACCCAAGATACGTATCTAATGACCCAAGCCTAGAAAAATTCGACAGTGCCACTATCTAAATGGTAGTAGCCGCCGATAATTTGGACCTTGCCTTCAGACTCAAGTTGGGCCAACAATGGCGCTGCTTTCAAGGCAGCCACGGTTAATTTGGTATTTTCACGCACCACTGCATCAACTAAATCGCTTGGCTCTTGACCAGAAGCTTTGACGGCTTCAACCGCAGGCCGAATATGTTCAACGATTGAGGCAATTTGATCGGGCGCAGGAGTATTGCTTTCAACCGATTCGATCGTAGCGGTTACGGCACCACATTTTTGATGACCCAAAACCATCACCAAGGGAATGCCCAACTCAGCAGTCCCAAATTCGATGCTACCAATTGCCACGTCATCAATCACTTGGCCAGCTGTGCGCACCACAAACAAATCGCCAATCCCGCGATCAAATACCACTTCTGGCCCAACCCGCGAATCGACACAGCCAACAATTGTGGCAAAAGGTTTTTGGCCTTTGGCCGTCGTTGTACGCCGATTGGGATCTTGGTTGGGGTCAACCGTAAGATTGGCCACAAAACGGGCATTGCCATCTTTGAGCAGTTGTAAAGCACTATCGGCGTTAAATTCAGTTGGCTCAGCGGTTGCCGCAGGCTTGATGGTTTCTTCAGCACCGCAGCCAGCCAATAAACCTAACGTCGCAACTCCCGACACACCTAAAAATTGTCGTCGCGATAGTTTGCGCACATCCATGAGTGCTACTCCTTAGATAGCTAGAATCAAACTTGCCCATTATAGCCCTAACGCTTGCGCCAATCAACCATGTTGAGCCTGCTCCAAAAAGACCCGAATTGCACCATAAGCAATTTCTGGTTGCTCCAAAACGCTCATATGCCCAGCATCAGGAATCGTCACCAAACTGGCGTGCGGCAAAGCTGCGACCATGGCATGGGCATCGTTAGGCGTGGTAATTTGGTCGTCGTTGCCAACGATCACAAGGCTTGGCAGCGCCATCGTCGAAAGATAGGGCGTTGAATCAGGGCGACTGGCCATGGCATGGGCTGCGCTGGCAATCGTTTTAGGATTGGTCGTGAGCATCATGCCGTTGAGCCTCTCGATCAAACGCTGATCCTCAGCATTGGCGGGGCTGAGCAATTTGGGCAACATTTGGGCGGCAATCGGGGCCGCCCCTTCGCGGAGAGCGGTCTCAGCGGTTTTCAAACGATTTTGCTTAGCATCGTAATTGTCAGATGTGGCTTTGGTATCAATTAACACCATTGCCCACAAACGCTCAGGATAGCGTCGCGCCAAATTCAGCGCAATATAGCCACCCATCGATAAACCAAGCACCGCAGCCCGATCAATGCCTAGACCATCCAATAATTCAATTAAATCGTTGGCCTGATCATCGAGCGTCCAACTCTCACTGCCACTTGATTCGCCAAAGCCACGTAAATCGGGGCTAAGCACCCGATAGCGGCTAGCCAAGGCCAAGCGAGCCTCATCCCACATCGAACGATTGAATGGAAAACCATGAATACACAACACCACCTCGCCATCACCACCATCATCGTACATCAAACTACGACCACGAACGTCAATCGGCGGCATGAGCTAGCTCCTTCCAAAAAATACACTCGTTGATCGTGGACGCGGTACAATAGCATGCTAGGAGGGTCATCATGAACTGGCAGCTTTATATGCGTCCCGGGTGTCACTTATGCGACGAAGCCGAGCATTGGCTTGAAGCGCTAGCGCAGGAGTTTCAAGCTCAGCTTGTGTGTATCAATATTCTTGATGATATAGCAGTGTATGAGCGTTATAAGTATAAGATACCTGTGCTGCAAATTGCAGCCCAATCTTGGTACTATCCGTTCAATGAGACTACCATCCGCAATGCACTCAACTCTATACCG comes from Chloroflexota bacterium and encodes:
- a CDS encoding peptidylprolyl isomerase yields the protein MTIDVNKQYIATLKTQKGDIVIELNAKNAPRTVNNFVFLARDGFYDNVTFHRVIPGFMAQGGDPTGTGMGGPGYQFVNEYEDTTSNLLFDKAGVLAMANAGPNTNGSQFFITLAPALHLTPDAYTIFGQVTAGQDVVDQITPRDPNMGGAPGDAILTVTIEEK
- a CDS encoding carbonic anhydrase, which encodes MAPPVVLPDLQTLTVDAAAALAYLLAGNARFVANLPLEPHHDSLYRQQLTQGQHPFAMILGCVDSRVIPELLFDCGFGDLLVIRTAGHAIDEVTVGSIEFGADVLEIPLLVVLGHEHCGAVKATINMLDQHQTAPDRIAVLVDHLRPAVAEIDIHAPDRLDAAVRANVVHTVAELQQIPLLAQREQAGLLRIVGAYYSLVSGAVELLTTPLD
- a CDS encoding SUMF1/EgtB/PvdO family nonheme iron enzyme produces the protein MSDHTTGSVNADGSEFHGPVVGVNLGTIIYGRQPEELERQRLVRYLEQLANSHRKMRVVGLSASRLESGIELASVYVMLAMQGHYRVVRELTIDELARQQQGTFKIPEELGADRCLPDQAIVTVNNNRSGEVALFRAELATETVAQHQHLVLCGVPGSGKSTFAKHLVWALAQRGLDQINQQTSLLGWADNLCLLPIFIPLRRLTGALAGKDLGLNAEPKIGLLLDAIEHYLHNQYGLDEPRQLLAAGLAQSAKVLFLFDGLDEVPLEANERSLDRASLLTLLRIFADWKPNARMLITCRSRAWTQEFSNITQWPMVDLAPFTGGQITHFINYWFPQLVANGVIGSDDAQRYSKELLQALHDPKRQKLRQMAENPLLLSMMIFVLAENGVLPRDRHSLYEQMLGQLLGQWDAKREGQNLGQAIGDERITSQELRNRVLDHICYQAHLQATSEDGRGRIPSRELKLELMEYFDLVKVADPYRAAERCIAYIDQRSGLLQPEDTGNVYAFAHLTLQEHSAGRHLLFHESIRQILALRRDDRWREPIFLGVGCLTSESLGASKISELLTALIDQYEYHSDHRKHLYAWYRDLVLAAELGADRDWGLLSGAGIDVRRIKRILREGLAQLLNDREHGQAALDYYQGTPIEPSPLLVRERQNAAELLAGLGDPRYPVSLEQWQQETHQLSQQFGREGNHYWRYVPAGSYKVGGWDEQETYTTVGLEPYWVGRFMVTVEQYQAFIQAGGYQNDDWWSKHGCEWNHRNQQIKPWAWDRQIQNKYLNQPVYGVSWYESVAYCSWLNQQLKPCLPQFYQVCLASEAEWDVAVFYNDQANRQTYPWGNQSATPEYAVNNQSDTNRPLSVDLGLIGQSACGVADSTSDLWEWLTTPYSKNFECIQQILNDSLREMVLRGISYNDNSRTALGLNRVRSHPFGDIYHVRGFRCVIARR
- a CDS encoding carbonic anhydrase is translated as MDVRKLSRRQFLGVSGVATLGLLAGCGAEETIKPAATAEPTEFNADSALQLLKDGNARFVANLTVDPNQDPNRRTTTAKGQKPFATIVGCVDSRVGPEVVFDRGIGDLFVVRTAGQVIDDVAIGSIEFGTAELGIPLVMVLGHQKCGAVTATIESVESNTPAPDQIASIVEHIRPAVEAVKASGQEPSDLVDAVVRENTKLTVAALKAAPLLAQLESEGKVQIIGGYYHLDSGTVEFF
- a CDS encoding thioredoxin family protein — protein: MNWQLYMRPGCHLCDEAEHWLEALAQEFQAQLVCINILDDIAVYERYKYKIPVLQIAAQSWYYPFNETTIRNALNSIPNPDQGV
- a CDS encoding alpha-L-fucosidase, whose translation is MTHEHPLITARNQRTEWFLAARFGMFIHWGLYAIPARGEWVRSLEKISNEAYQPYFEQFNPTEYQPREWAKLAKAAGMRYAVLTAKHHDGFCLFDSQLTDYKSTNTPAQRDLVREYVEAFRAEGLQVGLYYSLLDWHHPDYPAFDDEYHPMRGNEAYRDQPRDFQRYLDYMHGQIAELLTNYGKIDIMWFDFSYGDLHGEAWRASELINKARSLQPDLIIDNRLAASGEGNNSFGTPNPEIYAGDFACPEQLIPPAGLVDQLGRSVPWEACITLNQHWGYSASDRDFKSSRQVVHGLIECVSKNGNLLLNVGPDAKGRIPAECQQILQEVGLWMAEHSESIYGCGRSQLEKPEWGRYTQRGSTIYAHIYERGIGPINFRGLNGKVKRARLIADNSEVKLELPWIAKDYADDVFLNWPSAQLPNQTATVVALELDEGSGIKG
- a CDS encoding alpha/beta hydrolase, whose product is MPPIDVRGRSLMYDDGGDGEVVLCIHGFPFNRSMWDEARLALASRYRVLSPDLRGFGESSGSESWTLDDQANDLIELLDGLGIDRAAVLGLSMGGYIALNLARRYPERLWAMVLIDTKATSDNYDAKQNRLKTAETALREGAAPIAAQMLPKLLSPANAEDQRLIERLNGMMLTTNPKTIASAAHAMASRPDSTPYLSTMALPSLVIVGNDDQITTPNDAHAMVAALPHASLVTIPDAGHMSVLEQPEIAYGAIRVFLEQAQHG